Proteins co-encoded in one Ponticoccus alexandrii genomic window:
- the gloB gene encoding hydroxyacylglutathione hydrolase: MALEIVTVPCLSDNYAYIAKGPDGVCLIDAPEAGPIIDALDRRGWSLDTILITHHHPDHVEGVEELRARYRCKVMGPRAEEHKLPRLDMALEEGMNGGEGVAYTEPLHVPGHTLGHMAFHFPRAKAVFTADSLMALGCGRLFEGTPEMMWGSLSKLAALPPETMVYSGHEYTTSNAAFAMTIEPGNNALISRAEAIAKARAKGEPIAQVPLSLELDTNPFLRAGHPDVKAAVGLPDASDVQVFAEIRKRKDNF; encoded by the coding sequence ATGGCCCTCGAGATCGTCACCGTCCCCTGTCTCTCGGACAACTACGCCTACATCGCCAAGGGCCCGGACGGCGTGTGCCTGATCGACGCGCCCGAGGCCGGGCCTATCATCGACGCGCTGGACCGGCGCGGCTGGTCGCTGGACACGATCCTGATCACCCACCACCACCCCGACCACGTTGAGGGCGTCGAGGAGCTGCGCGCCAGATATCGCTGCAAGGTCATGGGGCCCCGAGCCGAAGAGCACAAGCTGCCGCGCCTCGACATGGCGCTGGAGGAAGGCATGAACGGCGGCGAGGGCGTGGCCTACACCGAGCCGCTGCACGTCCCCGGCCATACGCTGGGGCACATGGCCTTCCATTTCCCGCGCGCCAAGGCGGTCTTTACCGCCGACAGCCTGATGGCGCTTGGCTGCGGGCGGCTCTTCGAGGGCACGCCCGAAATGATGTGGGGCAGCCTGTCCAAGCTGGCCGCCCTGCCACCCGAGACCATGGTCTATTCCGGCCACGAATATACCACCTCGAACGCGGCCTTCGCGATGACCATTGAACCCGGCAACAATGCGCTTATCTCTCGTGCAGAGGCGATCGCTAAGGCCCGCGCCAAGGGTGAGCCAATCGCCCAGGTTCCACTGTCCCTTGAACTTGACACGAACCCCTTCCTGCGCGCCGGTCATCCGGACGTCAAAGCCGCCGTCGGTCTGCCCGACGCCAGCGACGTTCAGGTGTTTGCCGAAATCCGGAAACGGAAGGACAACTTCTGA
- the clpA gene encoding ATP-dependent Clp protease ATP-binding subunit ClpA produces MPSFSNTLEQAIHSALALANSRSHEFATLEHLLLALIDEPDAARVMKACSVDTEELRTTLVDFIDEDLSNLVTDIEGSEAVPTAAFQRVIQRAAIHVQSSGRTEVTGANVLVAMFAERESNAAYFLQEQDMTRYDAVNFIAHGVAKNPAYGEARPVQGSTEAEEDAQPAEAAAPGSDKESALGKYCVDLNVKAEKGEVDPLIGRAHEVERCIQVLCRRRKNNPLLVGDPGVGKTAIAEGLARKIVTGEVPEVLSQTTIYSLDMGALLAGTRYRGDFEERLKAVVTELEEHPDAVLFIDEIHTVIGAGATSGGAMDASNLLKPALQGGKLRTMGSTTYKEFRQHFEKDRALSRRFQKIDVNEPTVEDTIKILKGLKPYFEDHHGVKYTADAVKTAVELSARYINDRKLPDKAIDVIDEAGAAQHLVVESKRRKTIGTKEIEAVVAKIARIPPKNVSKDDAEVLKDLEVTLKRVVFGQDPAITALSSAIKLARAGLREPEKPIGNYLFAGPTGVGKTEVAKQLASTLGVELLRFDMSEYMEKHAVSRLIGAPPGYVGFDQGGQLTDGVDQHPHCVLLLDEIEKAHPDVFNILLQVMDHGTLTDHNGRSVDFRNVILIMTSNAGAADMAKAAIGFGRDRREGEDTAAIERTFTPEFRNRLDAVISFQPLPKDTILQVVEKFVLQLEAQLMDRNVTIELTKPAAEWLAERGYDEKMGARPLGRVIQENIKKPLAEELLFGKLTKGGVVKVAVKDGELVLNLEGPDNPRLSSKKPPLLTAD; encoded by the coding sequence GTGCCGTCATTTTCGAACACTCTTGAGCAGGCCATTCACTCTGCGCTGGCGCTGGCCAACTCGCGCAGCCACGAATTCGCAACGCTGGAACACCTGCTTCTGGCGCTGATCGACGAACCCGACGCCGCCCGCGTGATGAAGGCCTGTTCCGTCGACACCGAAGAATTGCGCACCACCCTTGTCGATTTCATCGACGAGGATCTGTCCAACCTCGTGACCGACATTGAAGGGTCAGAGGCGGTGCCCACTGCCGCCTTCCAGCGCGTCATCCAGCGCGCTGCGATCCACGTGCAGTCCTCTGGCCGGACCGAGGTGACGGGCGCCAACGTGCTGGTCGCCATGTTCGCCGAACGCGAGTCGAATGCCGCCTACTTCCTGCAGGAGCAGGACATGACCCGTTACGACGCGGTGAACTTCATCGCCCACGGCGTGGCCAAGAACCCCGCCTATGGCGAGGCCCGGCCCGTGCAAGGCTCGACCGAAGCGGAAGAAGACGCGCAACCGGCAGAGGCCGCAGCCCCGGGCAGTGACAAGGAATCGGCTCTGGGCAAGTACTGCGTGGACCTGAACGTGAAGGCAGAAAAGGGCGAGGTCGATCCCCTGATCGGTCGCGCCCATGAGGTCGAGCGCTGCATTCAGGTGCTGTGCCGCCGCCGCAAGAACAACCCGCTGCTGGTGGGCGACCCCGGCGTCGGCAAGACCGCCATCGCCGAGGGACTGGCCCGCAAGATCGTCACCGGCGAGGTGCCCGAGGTGCTGTCGCAGACCACGATCTACTCGCTCGACATGGGCGCGCTGCTGGCAGGCACCCGCTACCGCGGCGATTTCGAAGAGCGGCTGAAGGCCGTGGTGACAGAGCTTGAGGAACACCCCGACGCGGTGCTTTTCATCGACGAGATCCACACCGTGATCGGCGCCGGCGCGACCTCTGGCGGCGCCATGGATGCCTCGAACCTACTGAAACCCGCGCTTCAGGGCGGCAAGCTGCGCACCATGGGCTCGACCACCTACAAGGAGTTCCGCCAGCACTTCGAAAAGGACCGCGCCCTGTCGCGCCGGTTCCAGAAGATCGACGTGAACGAGCCGACCGTCGAAGACACCATCAAGATCCTCAAGGGCCTGAAGCCCTACTTCGAGGATCACCACGGCGTGAAATACACCGCCGACGCGGTGAAGACCGCCGTGGAGCTGTCGGCGCGCTACATCAACGACCGCAAGCTGCCGGACAAGGCCATCGACGTCATCGACGAGGCCGGTGCGGCCCAGCATCTGGTCGTCGAAAGCAAGCGCCGCAAGACCATCGGCACCAAGGAGATCGAGGCCGTCGTGGCCAAGATCGCCCGCATCCCGCCCAAGAACGTATCCAAGGACGATGCAGAGGTGCTGAAGGATCTCGAGGTCACGCTGAAGCGCGTCGTCTTCGGGCAGGACCCGGCGATCACCGCCCTGTCCAGCGCGATCAAGCTGGCCCGCGCCGGTCTGCGCGAACCCGAGAAGCCCATCGGCAACTACCTGTTTGCGGGCCCCACGGGCGTCGGCAAGACCGAGGTGGCCAAGCAGCTTGCCTCCACCCTTGGGGTGGAACTGCTGCGCTTCGACATGTCCGAGTACATGGAGAAGCACGCCGTCAGCCGCCTGATCGGCGCGCCTCCGGGCTATGTCGGCTTCGACCAGGGCGGCCAGCTGACCGATGGCGTGGACCAGCACCCGCACTGCGTGCTGCTGCTCGACGAAATCGAGAAGGCGCACCCGGACGTGTTCAACATCCTCCTGCAGGTGATGGACCACGGCACGCTGACCGACCACAACGGGCGCTCGGTGGACTTCCGGAACGTGATCCTGATCATGACCTCGAACGCAGGCGCCGCCGACATGGCCAAGGCCGCGATCGGCTTTGGTCGCGACCGCCGCGAGGGCGAGGATACCGCCGCCATCGAGCGAACCTTTACGCCCGAGTTCCGCAACCGCCTGGACGCGGTGATCAGCTTCCAGCCGCTGCCGAAGGACACGATCCTGCAGGTGGTCGAGAAGTTCGTGCTGCAACTCGAAGCGCAGCTGATGGATCGCAACGTGACCATCGAGCTGACCAAACCGGCGGCCGAATGGCTGGCGGAACGCGGCTACGACGAGAAGATGGGCGCGCGTCCGCTGGGCCGCGTGATCCAGGAAAACATCAAGAAGCCGCTGGCAGAGGAACTGCTCTTCGGCAAGCTGACCAAGGGCGGCGTCGTCAAGGTCGCCGTCAAGGACGGCGAGCTGGTGCTGAACCTCGAGGGGCCGGACAACCCGCGCCTCAGCTCGAAGAAGCCGCCGCTGCTGACGGCGGACTGA
- a CDS encoding M23 family metallopeptidase, with the protein MRRALLLFALAAALPARAQEPTLAWPVDCRIGQDCFIEDYVDQDPEPGRQRDFACGYNARDAHRGTDIALLSFDAIDEGVAVRAAAAGRVLRTRDSMADDRLMRGVTNQNACGNAVLIDHGGGWQTMYCHLRRGSVAVRPGEPVEPGTPLGLIGLSGQTNHPHLHLTVTKDGAVVDPFRPAADPGTCGEPGETLWQDPPTYVKTGLVTAGFSTAVPEFEAIRDGSARAEYGAPALPLVVYALMAFAQQGDVLELSAAGPKGEIFRHSVVIETTQNSSFQAYGRKAPPAGWPLGEYLGEALLTRDGTVIAHRFAHIDLRP; encoded by the coding sequence ATGCGCCGCGCCCTGTTGCTCTTTGCCCTCGCCGCCGCCCTGCCCGCCCGCGCGCAGGAACCCACCCTCGCATGGCCGGTCGACTGCCGGATCGGTCAAGACTGCTTCATCGAGGATTACGTCGATCAGGACCCGGAGCCGGGGCGCCAGCGCGACTTTGCCTGCGGCTACAACGCGCGCGACGCCCATCGCGGCACCGACATCGCCCTGCTGAGCTTCGACGCCATCGACGAGGGCGTGGCCGTGCGCGCGGCCGCCGCGGGCCGGGTTCTGCGCACACGCGACAGCATGGCCGACGACCGGCTGATGCGGGGTGTCACGAACCAGAACGCCTGCGGCAACGCGGTGCTGATCGACCACGGCGGCGGCTGGCAGACGATGTATTGTCACCTGCGGCGCGGTTCTGTCGCCGTCCGCCCCGGCGAGCCGGTCGAACCCGGCACGCCCCTTGGCCTGATCGGCCTGTCGGGGCAGACCAACCACCCGCATCTGCACCTGACCGTGACCAAGGACGGCGCCGTCGTCGACCCCTTCCGCCCCGCCGCCGACCCCGGCACCTGCGGCGAACCGGGCGAGACGCTCTGGCAGGACCCGCCCACCTACGTGAAAACCGGCCTCGTGACCGCGGGTTTCTCGACCGCCGTGCCGGAATTCGAGGCGATCCGCGATGGCTCTGCCCGGGCCGAATACGGCGCGCCCGCCCTGCCGCTGGTGGTCTACGCCCTGATGGCCTTCGCTCAACAGGGCGACGTTCTGGAACTCTCTGCCGCCGGGCCAAAGGGCGAGATCTTCCGGCACTCCGTGGTGATCGAGACGACCCAGAACAGCAGCTTTCAGGCCTACGGCAGGAAGGCCCCGCCGGCTGGCTGGCCCTTGGGCGAATACCTTGGTGAGGCGCTGCTGACCCGCGACGGCACGGTGATCGCGCACCGCTTCGCCCACATCGACCTCCGCCCGTAA
- a CDS encoding peptidoglycan -binding protein, whose amino-acid sequence MALSRRTGARFQANIWPGFVDAMTGLLLVLTFVLSIFMVIQFVLNETISGQESELNSLSDELAALAEALGVQERRNTALSSELGSLQSTLDDRDTRLTEAESLIASLTATRDRQAAELDAASAQIDDFEARVAALLVERDSARADLADAAAARDVLASERNELAAERDGLVTARDALASERDSLSAALAQAQGEIDAQEEAAALAAARRKALDALVADLRARNAEREARIGALSAEVDDLQADLTEEEAQRLAEAEAAKALRARLQDANAELTAMTMALEEERSRAEETLTLLAAAREAEDDLNAQLAAALLAGQQEGSALQSRIDALEAELAQARRAEAEANARLADTLEEGEAEAQDLQTQLDGATARIITLEATLADARSEGAVADERMSDLRSELETARAEQRAVEAELAAETRAREASERDLAALRTDAEARETRLTDLSAQLAQALARIAEAEALETELEALRARNAALVTRLSTAEGQAADRATLLDDLRAERDRIDSELSKVRGALADARAEAETAQDRIAGLTAQLSAGDDREGAQSDRIEALRGEAARLRAQLDATQKRAEDRGARIERLQAQNDALSADLARMGGAEAEQEAVKAALEASRTRLAEVQEEVDSLRDRDSRRDALVADLRQRLAEAEARASANADDSRSLEEQLASALAARLAAETDAQTVRDDLTAALAAQKAAEVAAEDRLERAEARQVLLAEAREKLAQSSERATKAELQVEALNQNVSELRRQLGQLQALLDDAQARDAAAKVRLENLGSELNAAIARVAQEERRRRQLEEERTRRLEEEKRDLERYRSEFFGRLREVVGDREGLQIQGDRFVFSSEVLFEQGSADLSAAGKREIAKVSNILRAIASDIPEGIDWVIRVDGHTDDVPLRPGGDFQDNWELSQARALSVVRDMIDSYGIDPRRLAANGFGQWQPVAEGSSAEARAQNRRIELKLTER is encoded by the coding sequence ATGGCTCTGTCCCGACGCACCGGCGCGCGCTTTCAGGCCAACATCTGGCCGGGCTTCGTCGACGCGATGACGGGGCTGCTGCTGGTCCTGACCTTCGTGCTGTCGATCTTCATGGTGATCCAGTTCGTCCTGAACGAGACGATCTCGGGGCAGGAAAGTGAGCTGAATTCCCTGTCGGACGAGCTGGCTGCTTTGGCAGAGGCGCTGGGCGTGCAGGAACGCCGCAACACCGCGCTGAGCTCGGAACTGGGCAGCCTGCAATCGACGCTGGACGACCGCGACACGCGGCTGACTGAGGCCGAAAGCCTGATCGCATCGCTGACCGCGACGCGCGACCGGCAGGCGGCGGAGCTGGACGCAGCCTCGGCGCAGATCGACGACTTCGAGGCCCGTGTCGCGGCCCTGCTGGTGGAACGCGACAGCGCGCGGGCCGACCTTGCCGATGCCGCCGCCGCGCGCGATGTGCTGGCCTCTGAACGGAATGAACTGGCCGCAGAGCGTGACGGCCTGGTTACCGCCCGGGATGCACTGGCGTCCGAGCGCGACTCGCTGAGTGCCGCGTTGGCGCAGGCGCAGGGGGAAATCGACGCGCAGGAAGAGGCCGCGGCCCTTGCCGCCGCGCGCCGCAAGGCGCTGGATGCGCTGGTCGCCGACCTGCGCGCCCGGAACGCCGAGCGTGAGGCCCGCATTGGCGCGTTGAGTGCAGAGGTTGATGACCTTCAGGCCGACCTGACCGAGGAGGAAGCGCAGCGGCTGGCCGAGGCCGAGGCGGCCAAGGCCCTGCGCGCAAGGCTTCAGGACGCGAATGCCGAACTGACCGCCATGACCATGGCGCTGGAGGAAGAGCGGTCGCGGGCGGAAGAGACGCTGACCCTGCTGGCCGCCGCCCGCGAGGCCGAGGACGACCTGAACGCGCAGCTGGCCGCCGCGCTTCTGGCGGGCCAGCAGGAGGGCAGCGCGCTGCAATCACGCATCGACGCGCTGGAGGCAGAGCTGGCCCAGGCCCGTCGCGCCGAGGCCGAGGCCAATGCCCGGCTGGCGGATACGCTGGAGGAGGGCGAGGCCGAGGCGCAGGACCTTCAGACGCAACTGGACGGTGCGACCGCCCGGATCATCACGCTGGAGGCCACGCTGGCCGATGCCCGTTCCGAAGGGGCGGTGGCGGATGAACGGATGTCGGATTTGCGTTCCGAACTGGAAACGGCCCGCGCCGAACAGCGCGCCGTCGAGGCAGAGCTTGCCGCCGAGACCCGCGCCCGCGAGGCGTCCGAGCGTGACCTGGCCGCCCTGCGCACCGATGCGGAGGCGCGGGAAACCCGGCTGACCGACTTGTCGGCGCAACTGGCGCAGGCTCTGGCGCGGATTGCCGAGGCCGAGGCGCTGGAAACCGAACTGGAGGCTTTGCGCGCGCGCAATGCGGCGCTTGTCACCCGCCTGTCGACCGCCGAGGGACAGGCCGCTGACCGTGCCACCCTGCTGGATGACCTGCGGGCAGAACGCGACCGGATCGACAGCGAGTTGAGCAAGGTGCGCGGCGCGCTGGCCGATGCCCGCGCCGAGGCCGAGACCGCGCAGGACCGGATCGCGGGCCTCACCGCCCAGCTTTCGGCGGGTGACGACCGCGAGGGCGCCCAAAGCGACCGCATCGAGGCGCTGCGCGGAGAGGCGGCCCGCCTGCGCGCGCAGCTCGACGCCACGCAGAAACGGGCTGAAGATCGCGGCGCGCGGATCGAACGGCTACAGGCTCAGAACGACGCGCTGTCGGCCGATCTTGCCCGCATGGGTGGCGCCGAGGCAGAGCAGGAGGCGGTGAAGGCCGCGCTGGAGGCTTCGCGCACGCGGCTGGCCGAGGTGCAGGAAGAGGTCGATAGCCTGCGCGACCGCGACTCTCGGCGCGATGCGCTTGTGGCCGACCTGCGCCAGCGCCTTGCAGAGGCCGAGGCGCGCGCCAGCGCCAATGCCGACGACAGCCGATCACTGGAGGAACAGCTTGCCTCGGCCCTTGCGGCGCGGCTGGCCGCCGAAACCGATGCCCAGACCGTGCGCGATGACCTGACCGCCGCGCTTGCCGCGCAGAAGGCGGCAGAGGTCGCCGCCGAAGACCGGCTGGAGCGCGCTGAGGCGCGGCAGGTGCTGCTGGCAGAGGCGCGCGAGAAGCTGGCGCAATCCTCCGAGCGCGCGACAAAGGCCGAATTGCAGGTCGAGGCGCTGAACCAGAACGTGTCCGAGTTGCGCCGCCAGCTTGGCCAGTTGCAGGCGCTTCTGGACGATGCGCAGGCCCGCGACGCGGCGGCGAAGGTGCGGCTGGAGAACCTCGGGTCGGAACTGAACGCGGCGATTGCCCGGGTGGCACAGGAAGAACGCCGCCGCCGCCAGCTGGAAGAAGAACGCACCCGGCGGCTGGAAGAGGAAAAGCGTGACCTCGAACGCTACCGCTCGGAGTTCTTCGGGCGGTTGCGCGAGGTCGTGGGCGACCGCGAAGGCCTGCAGATTCAGGGTGACCGCTTCGTATTTTCGTCCGAGGTGCTGTTCGAACAGGGCTCTGCCGACCTGTCTGCGGCGGGCAAGCGCGAGATCGCGAAGGTCTCGAACATACTGCGGGCCATCGCCTCTGACATTCCCGAGGGCATCGACTGGGTGATCCGGGTGGACGGGCACACCGACGACGTGCCCTTGCGCCCCGGGGGAGATTTTCAGGACAACTGGGAGCTGTCGCAGGCGCGCGCGCTGTCGGTCGTGCGGGACATGATCGACAGCTACGGCATCGACCCGCGGCGACTGGCCGCGAATGGCTTTGGCCAGTGGCAGCCGGTGGCCGAGGGCAGCAGCGCCGAGGCCCGCGCCCAGAACCGCCGAATCGAACTGAAGCTGACCGAACGCTGA